A portion of the Melitaea cinxia chromosome 1, ilMelCinx1.1, whole genome shotgun sequence genome contains these proteins:
- the LOC123655895 gene encoding probable hydroxyacid-oxoacid transhydrogenase, mitochondrial, with protein MVSRKRVFDLFRTMNVASCQCPAHSHTGNIQVLNSTPSKDYAFEIKCSTVRYGLGVTREVGLDLLNLGAKNVCVMTDPNVVSLSPMKAVLDSLTKNKVNYKVYDKVKVEPSDSSFKDAIKFAKEGDFDSFVAIGGGSVMDTCKAANLYYCDPNAEFLDYVNQPVGKGKPVKVQLKPLIAIPTTSGTGSETTGMSIFDYEEINAKTGIAHTSLRPILALIDPLHTLTVPRNVAIYSGFDIFCHALESFTAIPYTERGPVPENPALRPVYQGSNPISDVWSRFCLQALRKYFNRSVNNPDDIEARSSMHLAATMAGVGIGNAGVHLCHGLAYPIAGNVKEFVPADYGTDPIIPHGLSVTMTAPAVFRFTSVSDPDKHLEAAELLGSNISGKKQVDAGKVLADTILEYMEKMSIGNGLSSLGYTSEDIPKLVKGALPQKRLLQIAPIQQSEDDLTKLLEDSLTIY; from the exons ATGGTTTCGCGTAAAAGAGTTTTTGATTTGTTCAGAACTATGAACGTTGCTTC ATGTCAATGTCCAGCACATAGTCATACAGGAAACATTCAGGTTTTGAATTCAACACCGTCAAAGGATTATGCTTTTGAG ATTAAATGTTCTACAGTGAGATACGGGTTAGGTGTTACAAGAGAAGTTGGTTTAGATTTACTCAATCTGGGTGCAAAAAATGTCTGTGTTATGACAGATCCCAATGTTGTATCTCTAAGTCCCATGAAAGCAGTTCTCGACtctttgacaaaaaataaagttaattacaaAGTGTATGACAAAGTTAAAGTAGAGCCATCTGATTCAAG CTTTAAGGATGCTATCAAGTTCGCAAAAGAAGGTGATTTTGATAGTTTTGTGGCAATCGGTGGGGGCTCAGTTATGGATACTTGCAAGGCTGCAAACCTGTACTACTGTGACCCCAATGCAGAATTTCTTGACTATGTTAATCAACCAGTTGGCAAAGGAAAGCCAGTTAAAGTTCAACTGAAACCATTAATTGCGA taCCAACAACAAGTGGAACAGGTAGTGAGACAACTGGTATGAGTATATTTGATTATGAGGAAATAAATGCCAAGACAGGTATTGCACATACATCATTACGGCCTATTCTGGCTCTAATAGATCCTCTTCATACACTCACGGTACCAAGAAATGTGGCAATTTATTCTGGATTTGATATATTTTGCCATGCTCTTGAAAGCTTCACGGCAATACCATATACAGAAAGAGGTCCTGTTCCGGAGAATCCAGCTCTTCGTCCTGTTTATCAAGGGAGCAATCCAATATCAGATGTTTGGTCTCGGTTTTGTTTGCAG gCGTTACGTAAATACTTCAACCGTTCTGTGAACAATCCTGATGATATCGAAGCACGGTCGAGCATGCATCTTGCAGCGACAATGGCTGGAGTAGGTATTGGCAACGCTGGCGTTCATTTATGTCACGGTCTTGCTTATCCAATTGCTGGAAACGTCAAAGAATTCGTGCCTGCAGATTACGG AACTGATCCAATCATACCTCATGGATTGTCAGTAACAATGACAGCACCAGCAGTGTTCCGTTTCACCTCAGTCAGTGACCCTGACAAACATCTCGAAGCAGCTGAACTATTGGGGTCCAATATATCAGGAAAGAAACAGGTAGATGCTGGTAAAGTACTCGCCGATACTATATTGGAGTATATGGAGAAAATGAGCATTGGAAATGGATTATCAAGTTTAGGTTACACTTCTGAAGATATTCCGAAACTGGTCAAAGGAGCTTTACCTCAG aaacgcTTGCTTCAGATAGCTCCAATACAACAATCTGAAGATGACTTGACAAAACTTTTGGAGGATTCGCTAACCATATACTAA